From the genome of Candidatus Defluviilinea proxima:
ACTGTGATCTCTTCTTTCCTTCACGGATATCGATCGCTTCCTGAATTAAAGGGTGCCAACGAGTTGGTAGGCATGTAAGGGCATATTCCGCCGCTTTTGTTTTTGTGACGATCGAATTTTCCCGAAATGTGTAGTATTGTCGTAATACACCTAATACAGCCCATTGGATTCCCCAATCTGAAAGCAGTATAAAGAAACTGTCGATGCGTTTCGTCCAACCGAGCCAGTAAGAATTTAAATTCTTTTTCATCCTGGAAATGAGCAAATTCCAGTCTATGGTGAAAGGTAATTCGGCAGGGTCTTGACCGGTAACTGCTATACCGTGGTTTTTCAATGTCCACCACGTGATGGAGTTGATCTCAAAATATCCTTTTTCATGAAGTTTGCCATCGTGATAATAAGGATGTGGTTCGATCTCGTTTTCAAAACGTCCCAAATCATGAGTTTGGAGGTAAGAGCCAGATAACTTCCATTTGGGGAAATTTTTCTCGATGGTTTTATGGATCTCGGCAAGCTTTTCGAGATCTACTTGATTCGCTTTTCGATGGAGGACGGTGACAAAATCAATGTCGCTGAATTGTTCGTTGAACCCATCTAATGCAATGGAACCGACAATGTAAAAGCCGCTGATCAAATCAGGCAGTTCTTTGTTCGTTAGAACAGCATAGTTTTCCAGGATGGGGTGAATAGGTTCTGGGATTCGTTGATTTATCATTTGTTACTTTTCTCAAAAAGGGATTTGTAGTGACTGCTTCGTAGCTAAGACTGTTTATCCAGTTAAATGAATTAAGTCTTTTTTATTTCTCACGTTTGCCATCTTCTAACTTTCTGCACGATTGCATCAAATGATTTTTGGCTTATTTTATTCATCTTGATATTTTCTTTTACTGGTTTATCTGGTCAACAATCAAATACGAACCAGCAGATTTCATTTCGTAACCGCTGATCGTCTAGGACAAGATCGCGAATCGCATCTGGTAGCTGTTCACGTTGCCATTGACACTCCAATCGACCCGCCTTGTCCCTTTCATCCTCAACAGTAGCCGCTCGTACGGCCTTTATTGCATAGGCGGCTGCACCTAACTCATGTGCCGCAACATGTGCCACTACTGCAGCCTGTCCGGCCGCGTACGCTGCATCTCTAGCCGCTCCGCGTAGATTTCTGGCTGCAGCCATGGCGTGACCGCCTGCGGCTCGAGATTGTGTCATTGGGATTTCACCGCGTACCCATGCCCGTACCTGAGCAATTGCCTGTCGAGGACGCAAATCAGAAGGTTGTGTTGACTCGAATAGGGGCAAAACATGTTCTGCACACATGGCGGCCCATAGGGCGAGCAAGTGATGGTCCGCGTCTGTGAGAGTCCCTCCGCGGCGTATGGTGATAAATCTGGGATCTCGTTTCTTCGGTAATATCATTCATTAGTTTCTGTGTGTTCAAAATATCTTAAGAACCACGCAGAATCTTCTCCATCTTCCTGCCCTTTGCCAACTCGTCCACTAACTTATCCAAATATCGAACCTGCTGTGTCAAAGGATTTTCGATCTCCTCCACACGATATCCACAGATCACTCCAGTGATGAGATGTGCATTCGGGTTTAGTGAGGCGCGTTGGAAAAATGTTTCAAAGGTGACATTTTCCTTTATGAGTTCCTGAAGTTTTTTATGATCGAAATCTGTTAACCATTTGATGACCTGATGTAACTCTTCCTTGGTTCTGCCTTTCTTCTCTATCTTTTCGACATACATCGGATAGATCGAAGCGAAGGTCATTTTTGCGATACGTTCATTGTGTGTGTTGGAATTATTCATATTTGCTTTGTATTTTAAAGTTAATCTTTCAAATTTATAAATCAAATATATTTCTAGTGAATGTTAGAACACAAATTCTATTTTGTCAAATCGAGTATTTTACGTTGCCATGTTTGAGCAAAGGGGGGCAAGCCAACGACTTGTGTCCCTACCGTGGACTCTGCTTAGGAGCCAATAGCCTCATCAATCTTACACAAGTATATCTATCAAGCCTGCGATACCTGCGCCGAGAATGATTATCCAGGAGAATACGGATTTGAATTGATTCTTTGGGTGTTTGAGAAATACTACATGAAGAAACACGTGGATAATAAAGAAAATATCCAAGCCTGTGATTAGGTTTTGGTTTGGCCCGTTTTGTCTATAGAGCCCCCAGAATAAGAGAAGATATAAGGGAATGTGTATGGCTGTAAATACAAAGTAGCCCGTCTTCTCGTTTAACTTGGATAGCAGAGGAAATATTGTCCACTCCTGGCATTTAATAGCGTCCATTTCATGCACGATGATAAACGAAAGACCTATCAAAAAGAAAAAATAGTTTTCCATGCGTGCTATTATGCCAGATTCTTATTTGGCTTGAAGGAAGTGCCTAATCGTTCAAGGCTTCTCCGATGGATGGTCTTCGGGACCGAAATAGGCGTCATACATCGCTGTCTCATCTGCGGTGGGTCGTTCGAACTTCTCTGGAAACTTTAGTAGTACGTCCTCCAGCAAGCTCTTTGCATCTGGACCACCACGTTCCCGCACTCGGCGAGCCAACTCTTGAAGTGGCGCGTCGACGAAATGCAGTTCCGTCGCTGCGCCGGTGTGCACGGCGATCTGTCGAATGGCTTCGCGTTCAGAACGGGACCATGACCCGAACTCGATAATGACCGATACGCCTGCCCGGAGCAGGGTTTCACCATGTCCGATCATATGATCCTGTAACCGAAAACGAATGGGGTAGTCTACCAGACTGATTCCCATCGCCACCAACCAT
Proteins encoded in this window:
- a CDS encoding DUF4111 domain-containing protein, translated to MINQRIPEPIHPILENYAVLTNKELPDLISGFYIVGSIALDGFNEQFSDIDFVTVLHRKANQVDLEKLAEIHKTIEKNFPKWKLSGSYLQTHDLGRFENEIEPHPYYHDGKLHEKGYFEINSITWWTLKNHGIAVTGQDPAELPFTIDWNLLISRMKKNLNSYWLGWTKRIDSFFILLSDWGIQWAVLGVLRQYYTFRENSIVTKTKAAEYALTCLPTRWHPLIQEAIDIREGKKRSQYRSKIVRMIDAAKFLKYIIQTSNAEFQ
- a CDS encoding DUF2200 domain-containing protein, with the translated sequence MNNSNTHNERIAKMTFASIYPMYVEKIEKKGRTKEELHQVIKWLTDFDHKKLQELIKENVTFETFFQRASLNPNAHLITGVICGYRVEEIENPLTQQVRYLDKLVDELAKGRKMEKILRGS
- a CDS encoding ATP-binding protein produces the protein MIRPKLYVIFGLPGAGKTTRAIAIAKATGAVRLCPDEWLVAMGISLVDYPIRFRLQDHMIGHGETLLRAGVSVIIEFGSWSRSEREAIRQIAVHTGAATELHFVDAPLQELARRVRERGGPDAKSLLEDVLLKFPEKFERPTADETAMYDAYFGPEDHPSEKP